GCGCCGGGGCTTACCTTCAACCAGAAGGACAGGCTGCAGGCCAGCTGGATCAAAAAAGCGCTGGGTGAGGATATATCCTATCCCACCCACTGGCTGCCCTCGACCGACGGTTTCGTGAAGGCAAGTCTTGCCGGCATGGGCTGGGGCCTTAACCCGGTGCAGCTGGTGGGAGAGCACCTTGAGGCGGGGCGGCTTGTGGAAGTCGTTCCCGGCACGCCGCTCGATATCCCGCTTTACTGGCAGGTCAATCGGCTCGCCGCTGAACGCCTCGGCACGCTCACCGCCCATGTGGTGGAAACAGCACGGGCGGCGCTTCTTTCCTGAGGCAGATCAAATAGTCTGCCATTCGCTCCAGTTCAACACGCGCGGAATCTGCGGTTTTGCTTCGCCGCCAAGAAACGCGATATATTCAAGCGAGTGGCCGTCGGGATCCTTGAAATAGACGCTGGCTGCCGGCATCCATGGAAAGACGACGGGCTCGTCGATCTCCTTTTCGCCGTCAAAACCGAGCGGCGTTACGCCGTTCCGGCGTAGATAGTCCGGTGCGGCGAGAAGCTGATCAAAATCGACGCTGAAGGCGATGTGCAGTCTCATATTGATGGGTGCGGACTGGATGGACCATAGGCCAAGCATCGAATGCCCACGTTCGCCGGTCCAGAAGAACGCCACATTCCGTTCAGGGAATCGTTGTGCCAGCTCCAGGCCGACAACATTACGATAAAACTCAACCGAGCGTTCCAGGTTCGAAACCGTCAAATGCGTCTCGAACAATGCTTTTACTTTCACCATTTCCTGTCCTCAATTGCCTTAGCGCTGCGCCTTTCGGGCATTCGCTTTCTTGCAACCGGACTGTGCAACCTCAACCATGATTGAGGTCAAGCGCCAAATGTGGATTTTTCTAAAGCCGAGTGCAGGCAGCAATCTGGAGGGAAAAACGCCTTCAGCATTATGAGCCAAGGTTGCCAAGCCGTCACCGCCGGGCCGCATCCCCCGGGCCATCCCGCAACGACGCATCCGCAACCTTTTGCGTCGTGACGGTCAAAGGCGCGGCTTCCTTCATCTTCTTGGCGATGGAACGGATGACGCGGGTTGCTTCGGCTGAGAGCGAGCGTGGGCGGGTGAGTGCCGGCATGGCAGGTGCAGCGGTGGCGGATGCGGCAGCGACCTGGGCCGAAGGCTGCGGGCGCGCGCCTGTCGGCAGCGGGTTCTGGATGCCGGGAATGGGGCGCAGCTCCATGCCTTGATGGGCGTAGTCCATAAGCCGCTTGAAGGTCATGGCGGGAAGCGCGCCGCCGGTCATGTTGTTCATCGGCGTGAAATCGTCGTTTCCGAACCAGACCGCCGTGGTGTAATTGCCGGTGAAGCCCACATACCAGGCGTCGCGGTAAGCCTGCGATGTGCCGGTCTTGCCGCCGGAAACGATGCCGTTTTCAAGCGCGCCGCGCCGGGCCGTTCCCATCACGGGAATGGTGACAAGCATCTGGTTCATCTTCGAATTGGCCTCTTCGGAAAGCACCCGCTTGGCGGGTTCCTCGTCACGGCCGAAATCGTAGAGAACCTTGCCCTCGTAATCCAGCACCTGCTCGATGCCGTGGCGGCGCGATTGCATGCCATCGGCCGGGAACACGGCATAGGCCGTCGCCTGGTCGAGAACCGTCAGTTCCGATGTGCCGAGCGGAATGGTCTTGTCGCTGCGCAGTGGCGTGGCGACGCCCATCGCCTTGGCGGTGTCGACGATCACCTGCGTGCCGAGCACGTCTTTGGCGAGACGCACCGGCACGGTGTTGTAGGATTTGGCAAGCGCCACCTGCAACGTCACCTTGCCGGCGTAGGAGCGGCCATAATTCTGCGGAGACCAGCCGCGCCAGGTCACGGGCGCGTCGGAAATCAGCGTCTCCGGCTTCATGCCCTTTTCCATGGCGGCCGAGTAGGTATAGACCTTGAAGGAGGATCCCGGCTGGCGCAGCGCCGCCGTCGCGCGGTTGAACTGGCTTTCGCCGTAGTCACGCCCGCCGACCATGGCGCGCAACGCGCCGCCGTTCTCGATCATCACCATCGCGCCCTGCTTGACGCGGTAGCCCTCGCCATACTCGCGCAGCTCCATTTCCATCGCCTGCTCGGCTGCCTGTTGCAGCCCCGTATCGATGGTGGTGCGCACGACGACGGTATGGTCCTTGAACCTGCCCTGCGCCGCCAGCCGCTGTACCTCGTCAAACGCCCAGTCGAGGAAATAATCCGGGGCCTTCACATCGGCGCGGTCAATGACGGTGGCTGGATTGCGCCGCGCGCCGATCACCTGACCCTCGGTCATCAGCCCGCTCTGCACCAGGTTGGAAAGCACGGTGTTGGCGCGCGCACGTGCGGCGGGCAGGTTGACATGCGGTGCGTATTTGGCCGGCGCCTTGAACAGGCCGGCGAGGATGGCGGATTCGGCAAGCGTGACATCGGTCAGGTTCTTGCCGAAGTAAAATTGCGCCGCCGCTGCTGCCCCGAACGTGCCGCCGCCCATATAGGCGCGGTCGAGATAAAGGCTGAGGATTTCCTTCTTCGACATGTTGGCCTCGAGCCACAGGGCGAGGAAGGCTTCCTTGATCTTGCGCTCAAGCGAGCGCTCATTGGTAAGGAACAGGTTCTTGGCAAGCTGCTGCGTCAGCGTCGAGCCGCCCTGCACGACGCCGCCGGCGCGGGCATTCTCGCTCATGGCGCGTGCAAGGCCAATGAAATCGATGCCGAAATGGTCGAAGAAACGCCTGTCTTCGGTGGCCAGAACCGCCTTGATGAAATGATCCGGCATCTGGTCGATCGGGACGGAATCCTCATGGATGATGCCGCGATGGCCGATGGTGTTGCCGTAACGGTCAAGGAAGGTCACGGCAAAATCACCGCGATAACGCCAGTCCTTCTTGGTCTCCTCAAAGGCGGGCATGGCAAGCGCCAGAAGAACGACACAGCCGGCCGTTCCGAAGGTCAGCGCGTCGCATGTCAGGTTGACGAGAAGCTTCTTCCAGCCGCGCACATGCAGTTTGCGCGAGGCAATGGTGACGTCTTCCCAGAAATCCACCAGCCTTGCCGCAGCCGTCCACAGGCCGGAGTCGATAAAGCTATCGATTCTCAGCAGGATGTGCCGCTTTTTGCGACCGTTTTTATCGTCTTTTTCTTCCTGCACCTGGCGATGTTTTCCTGTTCAACGCAACGCGGATTGTCGATGTTTCTGCGCTTCATCCAATTCCGGACGCAAAACCATGACATGGTTCTGCTGGAATTGCTTGACGCGGCGGCCTCTCGCGGGTCAATGACCCTTTGCCACTCGCCAAAATGCTAAAATATCGTACAAACCAGCCCTTGGCGATACGATATTAAGGATTAGGGATCGGTTAAACCTTGCCCTCCAAGAGATCAAAATGGAACGGAAATGTTAACGATGAATGACGCGCCGTTCTGGAAAACCAAATCACTGGAAGAGATGAGTGGCCAGGAATGGGAAAGCCTGTGCGACGGCTGCGGCCTGTGCTGTCTGAACAAGCTGGAAGATTGGGACACCGGCGAAGTGGTGTTCACGTCGGTCCGCTGTCAGCTGCTCGACGGTGAAAGCTGTCGGTGCTCCGACTATGAGAACCGCCGCGCCACCGTGCCGGACTGTATCCAGCTTGATTTGAAAAAGGTGCACGAAATCGGCTGGCTGCCGCCCACCTGCGCCTACGCGCTGGTACGCGATGGCAAGGATCTGTACTGGTGGCACTATCTCGTCTCCGGCGACGTGAACACGGTGCATCAGGCCGGCATTTCCGCGCGCGGCCGCACCGTCAACGAGCTGGACGTGGAGGTTGACGATTTCGAGGATTATGTGGTGGACTGGCCGCTCACAGTGGGTGAGACGGCGGGCGAAAAAGAGAATAGCTGACGGAAGTCGCCAATTTTCGTGTTGGTCCTATTCCTGCCCCATCGTTTTCTTAAGGCATGTTTCGGAAGAACGGCATGCCTGAAACAAGGGCCGCCGTTCATCCATTCCGGCATATGATCCGCAGAATGCGGACGAGGGACATCAAAACGCATGCGCTATCGGCTGCCCGCCATCGTTCTTTCGTGCATTGCCCTTCAGGGTATTCTGCCGCTTTCCGCCTCCGCCCAGCAATCGCAGGCTTTTGAATGCACACTGGTCACCTCCATCGAGACCGGCGCTGTCATCAACCAGCAGGGCGCCTGCGATCAGCGCGTGGCGCCGGCCTCCACCTTCAAGGTGCCGTTGGCTCTGATCGGTTATGACGCCGGCATCCTGCTGGATGACAAGACCCCCTCATGGGACTGGAAACCCGGCACGGAAGCCCGCGCGCAGGACCGCAAGACGGTTGATCCGACCATATGGGAGCAGGATTCGGTGCTGTGGTATTCGCGCGAACTCACCCGCCGCCTCGGCCCGGAAAAATTCGCCGCCTATGTCAAACGGCTGGGTTACGGCAATGCCGATGTCTCGGGTGAGCCCGGCAAGAATAACGGTCTCACCCATTCCTGGCTCGGTGCTTCCCTGACCGTTTCCCCGGTCGAGCAGGTGGGCTTCATCCGCCGCCTTCTGGCCGGAAATCTGCCGGTTTCGCGCGACGCGCAGGCAAAGACGCGGGCGATCGTGCCGGTGTTCGATGCGCCGGAGAGCTGGAGCGTGCACGGCAAGACCGGCACAGGCTTCATGCGCGACGAAAAAGGCAACCCCGACCGAAGCCGCCCCTTCGGCTGGTTCGTTGGCTGGGCGGAGCGCGAAGGCCAGCACATCGTCTTCGCAAGGCTTCGCGTTGCCGACAAGCCGTCGAGTGAACCGCTCGGCCCCGCAGTGCGCGACGCCTTCCTGCGCGATATTGCCCGGCTGGCAGTGCACAGATGATTACACGGCTGACCAGCCCCAAGGAAAAGCGGACATGGCGGACGCCTCCAACGATGTGATCAAGCTCTACACCGACCATGGGGTTGATTTCGACAGGCTGCGCGGTCGCTCCCTCGCCGAAAAACCCTGGCTGGATCGGTTCACGTCGCTTTTGCCGCAGGGCGGATCCATCCTCGATATCGGCTGCGGTTCAGGCGAGCCGATTGCCGGCTACTTCATCGGCAACGGATATGACGTGACCGGCATCGATACGTCATATCCCCTGATAGAAATTTGCCGCACCAGATTTCCGGAAAAGCGCTGGGTGGTGGCCGATATGCGTGAACTCGAATTGAGTTGCCGCTTCGACGGGTTGATTGCCTGGCATAGTTTTTTCCATCTGAAAGCCGACGATCAGCGCCGCATGTTCGGTATTTTCCGGCAGCACGCCAATGACGGCGCCGCACTGATGTTCACGGCCGGGCCGGGACACGGGGAAGCGACGGGGACCCTTCAGGGAAAACCGCTTTACCATGCCAGCCTCGCTCGCGAAGAATATGAAAGCCTGCTTGCCGCGCACGGGTTTCGACTTCTCGACCACATCGTCAACGATCCCGATTGCGGTGGGGCGACGATTTATCTCGCCAGACGTGTGGCGGCGTAATCATCGAATTCAGAGCCCTGCCAGGCACTCACGATTGTGCGTGCGATAAAAAATGTCGTTATCCCTTGACCTTCCCATAATGGGAATCCTTACATAGTAGCCATAAACGGGCGAAAGTCGCCCCGAGGGAAGTGGCATTATGAATATCGGACAGGCTTCGGATGCATCCGGCGTTTCCGCCAAGATGATCCGTTATTACGAGCAGATCGGCCTCATCACCCCTGCCGCCCGCACCGGCAACAACTACCGGGTCTATGGCGAGCAGGACGTGCATAATCTCCGCTTTATCAAGCGGGCACGCACGCTTGGCTTCTCGCTGGAGGAGACCGAAACGCTCCTGAAACTCTGGCAGGACAAGAGCCGCGAGAGTTCGGCGGTGAAGGACATTGCGCTCGGCCATATCGCCGATCTCGAGCAGAAGATTGCCGAGATGAAGGGCATGGTGAAGACGCTGTCCCACCTTGCCCATTGCTGCGGCGGCGACCACCGGCCGGATTGCCCGATCCTCGATGATCTAGCGGCCGGCGTCGAAAAGGCCGCCCACAAGCCTGCGAAGGCCCACTGACGGCCGCATCCCGCCCCGCCGCCAGTCCCTAAACCTCGTCGAACGCACCGCCTTCGCGCGAGGGATTGCGGTCGATCACGCGCTCTTCCGCGTCATCGGGAAGGGCCTCGTCGCTTTCCTGATAGGGGTCGTCCTCGCTCTCGGCCTCTTCTTCCTCGATTTCATGTTCGATGGACTGCGGAATTTCTCCCTTTGCCGGAAGGGCGTCGATATCGAGATCGAGCAGTTCCTCGTCCATGGCGTCTTCGTTGAGAGGTGTGATTTTCTTGCGGTCCATGGTGGTATCCTTTCTGTCTGGTCATTGCGCAAACGACCGGGGAGGCAGAGGGTTCCTGATGCCTGCAAGTTCGCTCGAGCGGAATAGGTGAAAAGGCGCCTTGACCTCAATGGTGCTTGAGGTTCTAGTTTGCCCGCCGTATCGCAAGAATGGAAAGGATACGGCTTTGACGAGTATGGAAATGACGGAGAAAAATAGCTGGTCGGAATTGCTTGGTGGGGCGAACCTCTCGCTTCTGACCGTCATTTCCTCCGGTATCGGCCTGCATGCCTTCAACCAGTTTGCAGTAGTCACGGCCCTGCCGGTCGCGGTGCGCGAGATTGGCGGCGCGGCCTTCTATAGCTGGGCCTACAGCCTCTATTTCGTCGGTTCCGTGGCAGGCGGTGTCACCGCCGTTCTGTTTCGCGAGCGTTTTGGCGCACGCAGCGTTCTATTCCTGTGCTGCCTTATCTTTTCCTTCGGCTCCGTCATGTCGGCGCTCGCTGACAGCTTTTTATGGGTCGTCATCGGCCGGGCGTTGCAGGGACTTGCCGATGGCCTGATCGTGGCCGTGTGTTACAGCCTCATACCTGCCGGCTTTCGCTCGGCTCTACTGCCGAAGGTCTTTGCCATCGAGGCGGCCATCTGGGCGGTGGCGTCCTTCGTCGGGCCGCTCACCGGCGGGTTTGCCACGGAGCACATCTCCTGGCGCGCCACATTCCTGTTGTCTGCGCCGCTGATCGTGCTGCTGCTGGCCTATACGGCGATTGCGGTCTCGGCGGAACGGTCGGTCGCGACCTCGCGCAAGCCGATGGTGCCGCTGCTCCTTTGCCTTGTTGGCGCATTGGCTTTCTCCGCACCCTCCGCCTTTGAGGATGCCGGTCTGCGCATCATGTCGCTGCTGGTTGGTGCGGCCCTGTTGTGGGCATCGCTGAAGGCGGGCATCCAGCCTTCCACTGGCCTGTTCCCCAGGGATTCCTTCCGGTTGAAAACGGTACTTGGCAGCGGTTTCTGGGTGCTGTTCCTGATGTCCTATGCCCACGCACTCGGCAGCGTCTATCTCGCTTATGTCGCCATCAATCTTTGGCACCATGAGCCGACCTTCGCCGGTTTTATCGTCGTGACGATGCCGCTTGCCTGGAGCTTCGTGGCAATGCTGATCGGCAGCCTGCGTTCGGGCCGCCTGCGGCAGCTTTGCCTGCATTACGGACCCTACCAGATGGTGCCGGGCTGTGCGCTGCTCGGGCTTGGGCTGGCGACGGGGAACTGGCCGGAAATGCTGATCGGGCAGATATTGATCGGTTCAGCTTTCGGCATGTCCTGGGCAGGCATCAGCCAGGCGGCCATGGAAGCCGCGCCGGAAGAGGAGCGCAAGATGACGGGCGCGCTGCTGCCTACGGTCGCGACGCTGGGTGCCGCGGCCGGTGCGGGTGCAAGCGGCACCGTTGCTGCCGCGAGCGATCTCGTTCTGCAGATCGATCGTGCGGATGTGACGATGCCGATGCTCTATCTCTATGGGCTGGGTGTCATCGTCTCGCTTCTGGCGATCCTGACAACCCGCGGCTTGCGAAGCGGACAGCGCTGACGCCTCTGCGGCGTGTGTGCGGTTAAGACTGCGTGGTGGCGATGGTGATCGCCGCCAGATACACCACGAAAGCCATGATCGCGACTGCGCCAATAATGATGACGACACCCTTGCCCGCGCGTTTTTTCTCGGTCTTGTTTTCGTTGGCTTCTGTCGGAAACAGGATGGGATCGCGGGAATCGCTGATTTTTGTCATGCCGTTTCTCCTTTGAGCGGTTGCTGCTTATCAACAGCAGATCCGCCAAAAGGTTCCTCACGGACGCAGCGCCCAGCTGGTGGCGTGCACTACAGCCCCCGGTGCTGCCTTGAGGAGCGCTGAACGCACGGGCTCGAAACCCTCTATGCGTTTTGTCCCCACATACCGGCCGCGGTTGGCGAACACTTCGATGGATCCGTAGTCCAGAAAGACGCGGATGTGCGAGGCCCTTGCCCCTCTGGCGATATAGTGCGGCGAGGGGCCATCGCGCCCGTCATCATGGCGGATCCACAGGCCCGTTTCATCGGCGATGAGGCCCAGTGTGACCACGGGATGATCGAGCACCAACTCGAACGGTGTGCCGGGCGAAGCAAGCTCGATCAGCATCTCCACCGCACCGTTGATGAAGGTGACGCGCTCCCCGGCCGCCAACCGCGTGCGATCGACAATATGGCTTCGCAGGCTTTCCGCCGCACCGATTGGCGGGGTCAGTAGCTCGCCGTTCGAATAGTGGATCCGGCGCGGCAGCGTCATGGATGTCGGGAAATCGATCTCCGGATTGGCATCCGCCCAATTGGCGAGCCAGCCGATGCCGATGATGCTGTCGCCATCCAGAAACGCCTGGAAGGCGTAATTGTCGGTGCCGAAATCCAGCTCCTGCCCAAATTCCTTGGTGAAGACCTTGCCGTCGAACCAGCCGACATCGGCCATGGTCAGGTTCTTGCGGCCGGTTTCAGGGTCTTCTGAATGCATCAGCCCATAGACCAGAACCCAGCGCGTGGATCGGGCATTGGCCGGGCCGTCGAGCGGCAGAAGGCAGGGGCATTCAATGGCAGTGGTCTTGTAGCGCGTTTCCACCCAAAGCTTGCCCACATAGGTCCAGCCTGACGCCGCCGTCGGGTCCAGCGTCTCGTAAAGCAGGATGACGCCGCCACCGTCGCTCTGACTTCCGAGCAGCATTTTCCAAAGTCCATCCGGGCCGCGAAAGACGTAAGGATCGCGGAAATCCGGCGTCAGCCCCTGTCCGTCCGGGCGATGGCCGAGAATGACTTCGGCCTGTCCGGCCATGATGAGATCGGAAGAAGTGGCGGTGAGCTGGATCTGCTGTTCGGGAATGCGATCCTGCACCTGCTCGGTGAAGAACACGCGGATGCCCGAACCTTCGACCAAAGGAATTGTCGAGCCGGAATAAGCGCCGCCGCGCTTGTCCGGCCGCGTCGTCAGGTCCTCGGAAGGGAAGAGGAAGATCGGCAGATGCCTCCAGCGGAGGTAATCGGAGGAAACCGCGTGGCCCCAATGCATGGTGTTCCAGCGCAGCCCGTGTGAATAATGCTGGTAGAACAGATGCGGCCGTCCTTCGAACCGGCCAAAGCCGTTCGGATCGTTCATCCAGCCGAAGGGCGGGCGGAAGTGGTAGCTGTCAGGCAGTTCCGGTGCGGCATTGTCCGGCTTGGTATGGACGACGGTTATGCCGGTTTCCAGCACGTCGGCGGCAGTGAACCAGTAGATGACGGAAACGGCGGTCGTGACAGTATCGTAGCTCAGTTCCACATGGCCGCCGCCGAAGACCTGATAGATTCTAAATCCGAACTCTTCCGTGTTGAGGCTTGAAACCTCAGCGAATTTTCCATTCGCATTGGAAAAGGAGACGGCGCCGGGTTCCGCCGGTTTTTTCGCCTTCAGCCACACATGGAAAGTGGCGTTAACAGGCAGATCGGTGTGCAGGATGCGGATTGCGCTTTCCGGCTCGGCGGCTACGGCTTCAACGACGGTCATTCCCGTTCCTTTCGTTGCGGCTACTTTGGTTCAGGAAACGCAACGAATGGGACGAAAGAAAGTTCAACCGCCAGAGGTTTCGCCGTCGCCAGCCTCGTATTTGCCATCCAGCTCGAACAGCAGCCCGTCTGGATGATAGAAGGTGCGGCCTTCGCCGGAGAAGTAAGCCGCAACGATCTGGTTGGTCAGCCGCGAGCCGAAACCCGTACGCGTCGGCGTCCTGACCGCAGGTCCGTCCGTCTCGCGCCAGCGCAGTTCGAAGCGGTCATCCTCGTCCAGCGTCCAAAAGATTTCGATTTTGCCGCTCTCGTTAGAAAGTGCGCCATATTTCATCGCGTTGGTGGCCAGTTCATAAATGGCCAGAGACAGGCCCAGCGCCTGTTGCGGCGCGATTTCCATGTCCGGTCCGGAAATCGTTACGCGCGCCTTGTCGTCGAGATGCGGATAAACGGACTCGCGGACAAGCGCGGAGATGCTGGCACCCTTTCCCGAAGCATGAATGAGGTTCTGGGCGTTGCCGAGTGCTGCGATACGTCTTTTGATGGTGTCGCGCGCATCCTCAAGCGTCTGCGAATGGCGCAGGGTGGCGCTGACGACCGCCGTGGTGATCGCCATCGTATTCTTGACCCGGTGGACGAGTTCGCGCCGCAGAAGATCCTCCCGGCTGCGGCTCTGCACCGCTCCGGTCGTGTCGACGGCTATGTCTATCAGCCCTGCGATCTTGCCCTGGTCGTCGTAAAGCGGGCTGTAGGAAAAGGTCCAGTAGGTGTCTTCGGGGTAGCCGTTGCGGTCCATGACGAGATGCATGTCCTCGGCGAACGTGCCCTTGCCGGAGAGTGCCTGATCAACGAAGGGTTTCACATCGTTCCAGACATCGGACCAGATGATGTGAAACGGCTTGCCGAGCGCACCCTCTTCCTTCAGCCCGAGAAACGGGCGGTAGGCGTCGTTGTAGACGATGTTGAGGTCAGGCCCCCAGAACAGACAGATTGCATGGCCTTGCTTGAGGATCATCTGCACGGTGGTTTTGAGTGATACCGGCCATGTCTCTATCGGCCCCGTGCTTGTCGACGCCCAGTCGAAGCGGCGGATGGCCTCGCCCATTTCACTGTCGTCATAGGGGAACTCTGGCACGAATTTATCCTGCTTGCATTGCGGCTCATTCATTGGATGTTTGTATGTTCAAATATACCTGTAGTTCAAATTGATTTTTCCAAACTTCGCTGCGGCTTCCCGTAATTGTGGCTATTCACCCCTCGCAACCGGGCGGAAAAAGGGCCATATCAGGTAAAAGCAGGGAGTTTACCCGTGATCACATTCGACAATTCCTATGCCCGCCTGCCGGAAAGGTTCAGCGCCGCCGTCTTGCCAACGCCGGTGAAGGCGCCACGCCTCATCGCCTTCAATCGGGCGCTGGCAGACGAGCTTCTTCTCGACGTCTCAGGCCTCGACGACGACAGGCTGGCGGCGATCTTTTCCGGCAATGTGGTACCGCAAGGGGCCGAGCCGCTGGCGATGGCCTATGCCGGCCACCAGTTCGGCGGTTTCGTGCCGCAGCTCGGCGATGGTCGTGCCATTCTTCTCGGTGAAGTCATCGACAAACACGGCAAACGTCGGGATATCCAGCTGAAGGGCTCCGGCCCGACGCCGTTTTCGCGAAGGGGCGACGGGCGCGCGGCGCTCGGCCCGGTGCTACGCGAATATATCGTCTCCGAGGCAATGTTCGCGCTCGGCGTTCCCGCGACAAGGGCGCTCGCCGCCGTCCTGTCCGGTGACAGGGTGCAGCGCGAGGTGGGTCTGCCGGGCGGGGTTTTCACCCGTGTTGCGGCAAGCCATATCAGGGTCGGCACCTTCCAGTTCTTCGCCGCGCGCGAGGATGATGAGGGGATCAGAAATCTCGCGGATTATGTGATTGACCGCCACTATCCCGAAGTGAAAAACGCGGACAATCCCTATCTCGCCCTGTTGCAGGGCATCGCTCAGAGGCAGTGCGAACTCATCGCCCGCTGGATGATGGTTGGCTTCATCCACGGCGTGATGAATACCGACAATATGGCGATCTCCGGCGAGACGATAGACTTCGGTCCATGCGCCTTCCTTGACGAATACAATTCTAACAAGGTGTTCTCCTCCATCGACGCACAGGGGCGCTACGCCTTCAACAATCAGCCGGGCATCGCCCAATGGAACATTGCAAGGCTGGCGGAATGCCTGTTGCCGCGGCTTGACCCTCAAGTG
This region of Agrobacterium tumefaciens genomic DNA includes:
- a CDS encoding VOC family protein, translated to MVKVKALFETHLTVSNLERSVEFYRNVVGLELAQRFPERNVAFFWTGERGHSMLGLWSIQSAPINMRLHIAFSVDFDQLLAAPDYLRRNGVTPLGFDGEKEIDEPVVFPWMPAASVYFKDPDGHSLEYIAFLGGEAKPQIPRVLNWSEWQTI
- a CDS encoding transglycosylase domain-containing protein, encoding MQEEKDDKNGRKKRHILLRIDSFIDSGLWTAAARLVDFWEDVTIASRKLHVRGWKKLLVNLTCDALTFGTAGCVVLLALAMPAFEETKKDWRYRGDFAVTFLDRYGNTIGHRGIIHEDSVPIDQMPDHFIKAVLATEDRRFFDHFGIDFIGLARAMSENARAGGVVQGGSTLTQQLAKNLFLTNERSLERKIKEAFLALWLEANMSKKEILSLYLDRAYMGGGTFGAAAAAQFYFGKNLTDVTLAESAILAGLFKAPAKYAPHVNLPAARARANTVLSNLVQSGLMTEGQVIGARRNPATVIDRADVKAPDYFLDWAFDEVQRLAAQGRFKDHTVVVRTTIDTGLQQAAEQAMEMELREYGEGYRVKQGAMVMIENGGALRAMVGGRDYGESQFNRATAALRQPGSSFKVYTYSAAMEKGMKPETLISDAPVTWRGWSPQNYGRSYAGKVTLQVALAKSYNTVPVRLAKDVLGTQVIVDTAKAMGVATPLRSDKTIPLGTSELTVLDQATAYAVFPADGMQSRRHGIEQVLDYEGKVLYDFGRDEEPAKRVLSEEANSKMNQMLVTIPVMGTARRGALENGIVSGGKTGTSQAYRDAWYVGFTGNYTTAVWFGNDDFTPMNNMTGGALPAMTFKRLMDYAHQGMELRPIPGIQNPLPTGARPQPSAQVAAASATAAPAMPALTRPRSLSAEATRVIRSIAKKMKEAAPLTVTTQKVADASLRDGPGDAARR
- a CDS encoding YcgN family cysteine cluster protein, whose translation is MNDAPFWKTKSLEEMSGQEWESLCDGCGLCCLNKLEDWDTGEVVFTSVRCQLLDGESCRCSDYENRRATVPDCIQLDLKKVHEIGWLPPTCAYALVRDGKDLYWWHYLVSGDVNTVHQAGISARGRTVNELDVEVDDFEDYVVDWPLTVGETAGEKENS
- the blaOXA gene encoding class D beta-lactamase; protein product: MRYRLPAIVLSCIALQGILPLSASAQQSQAFECTLVTSIETGAVINQQGACDQRVAPASTFKVPLALIGYDAGILLDDKTPSWDWKPGTEARAQDRKTVDPTIWEQDSVLWYSRELTRRLGPEKFAAYVKRLGYGNADVSGEPGKNNGLTHSWLGASLTVSPVEQVGFIRRLLAGNLPVSRDAQAKTRAIVPVFDAPESWSVHGKTGTGFMRDEKGNPDRSRPFGWFVGWAEREGQHIVFARLRVADKPSSEPLGPAVRDAFLRDIARLAVHR
- a CDS encoding class I SAM-dependent DNA methyltransferase, translated to MADASNDVIKLYTDHGVDFDRLRGRSLAEKPWLDRFTSLLPQGGSILDIGCGSGEPIAGYFIGNGYDVTGIDTSYPLIEICRTRFPEKRWVVADMRELELSCRFDGLIAWHSFFHLKADDQRRMFGIFRQHANDGAALMFTAGPGHGEATGTLQGKPLYHASLAREEYESLLAAHGFRLLDHIVNDPDCGGATIYLARRVAA
- the cueR gene encoding Cu(I)-responsive transcriptional regulator, which codes for MNIGQASDASGVSAKMIRYYEQIGLITPAARTGNNYRVYGEQDVHNLRFIKRARTLGFSLEETETLLKLWQDKSRESSAVKDIALGHIADLEQKIAEMKGMVKTLSHLAHCCGGDHRPDCPILDDLAAGVEKAAHKPAKAH
- a CDS encoding MFS transporter translates to MEMTEKNSWSELLGGANLSLLTVISSGIGLHAFNQFAVVTALPVAVREIGGAAFYSWAYSLYFVGSVAGGVTAVLFRERFGARSVLFLCCLIFSFGSVMSALADSFLWVVIGRALQGLADGLIVAVCYSLIPAGFRSALLPKVFAIEAAIWAVASFVGPLTGGFATEHISWRATFLLSAPLIVLLLAYTAIAVSAERSVATSRKPMVPLLLCLVGALAFSAPSAFEDAGLRIMSLLVGAALLWASLKAGIQPSTGLFPRDSFRLKTVLGSGFWVLFLMSYAHALGSVYLAYVAINLWHHEPTFAGFIVVTMPLAWSFVAMLIGSLRSGRLRQLCLHYGPYQMVPGCALLGLGLATGNWPEMLIGQILIGSAFGMSWAGISQAAMEAAPEEERKMTGALLPTVATLGAAAGAGASGTVAAASDLVLQIDRADVTMPMLYLYGLGVIVSLLAILTTRGLRSGQR
- a CDS encoding glycoside hydrolase family 32 protein; translated protein: MTVVEAVAAEPESAIRILHTDLPVNATFHVWLKAKKPAEPGAVSFSNANGKFAEVSSLNTEEFGFRIYQVFGGGHVELSYDTVTTAVSVIYWFTAADVLETGITVVHTKPDNAAPELPDSYHFRPPFGWMNDPNGFGRFEGRPHLFYQHYSHGLRWNTMHWGHAVSSDYLRWRHLPIFLFPSEDLTTRPDKRGGAYSGSTIPLVEGSGIRVFFTEQVQDRIPEQQIQLTATSSDLIMAGQAEVILGHRPDGQGLTPDFRDPYVFRGPDGLWKMLLGSQSDGGGVILLYETLDPTAASGWTYVGKLWVETRYKTTAIECPCLLPLDGPANARSTRWVLVYGLMHSEDPETGRKNLTMADVGWFDGKVFTKEFGQELDFGTDNYAFQAFLDGDSIIGIGWLANWADANPEIDFPTSMTLPRRIHYSNGELLTPPIGAAESLRSHIVDRTRLAAGERVTFINGAVEMLIELASPGTPFELVLDHPVVTLGLIADETGLWIRHDDGRDGPSPHYIARGARASHIRVFLDYGSIEVFANRGRYVGTKRIEGFEPVRSALLKAAPGAVVHATSWALRP
- a CDS encoding sensor histidine kinase; translated protein: MPEFPYDDSEMGEAIRRFDWASTSTGPIETWPVSLKTTVQMILKQGHAICLFWGPDLNIVYNDAYRPFLGLKEEGALGKPFHIIWSDVWNDVKPFVDQALSGKGTFAEDMHLVMDRNGYPEDTYWTFSYSPLYDDQGKIAGLIDIAVDTTGAVQSRSREDLLRRELVHRVKNTMAITTAVVSATLRHSQTLEDARDTIKRRIAALGNAQNLIHASGKGASISALVRESVYPHLDDKARVTISGPDMEIAPQQALGLSLAIYELATNAMKYGALSNESGKIEIFWTLDEDDRFELRWRETDGPAVRTPTRTGFGSRLTNQIVAAYFSGEGRTFYHPDGLLFELDGKYEAGDGETSGG